Genomic DNA from Halorussus rarus:
TCGCCGCGTCCGAGGTGCGAGAGTACGACCGCGTAGTCCGTATCGAGGTCGGCGAGCGCGTCGCGCGCGGCCGCGACCGGGTCGCCGAACGCCAGGTCGGCGGCGTCGGGGTTGATGGATGCGGTCCGCTCGGTCGTGACGCCGACGACGCCAATCGACGCGCCGCCGGCCTCGACGACGGTCGCGGGGACCACCCCGACGTCCTCGCCGAACCGCCGGCCGGCCTCGCGGTCGGCCCAGACGTTGGCGCTGACCCACGTCTGGGGCGAGTCGGCGACGAGCCGCCGGAGAGCGGCCCGGCCGTGGTCGAACTCGTGGTTGCCGAACGTCTCGACGTCGGGCGCGACGGCCTCGAAGAGATCGAGCGCCTGGGCGCCGTCCTCGACCAGCGAGAGCACGCCCGGCGAGGTGTTGTCCCCCGACCCCGCGAGGACGGCGTCGTCGCCCCGGAGGTCCCGGAGGAGGCCGGCGAGTCGACCGACCCGCTCGGGAGCGTCGTAGACGTTCTCCACGTCGGAGTAGTGGACGAGGCGGGGAGCCATTTGCGCGAACTGGGAGCGCGGAGACTTTGATTCCTTCGGGACGAGTCCTGGGCCGGCGCCACGTTCGACGACGGCCGCGCGCCCGGAGTCAGCACGCATAAACCCCTCGGGGAGCTACGTGGTGACGATGGACGCGACCACGACGACCGAGGGACGGACGGTGTACGTCGCCCGCGACGAGGGCGACCGGGGCTCGAAGGGTCCCTTCTTCGTCGTCTACGGCGACGAGGCTCGCGAGAACCGGTACGGCTACCTCTGCGGGAACTGCGAGCGCGTCGACAACGCGATGGACCCGATGGGCCGCATCGAGTGCAACGTCTGCGGGAACGTCCGGAAGCCGACGGAGTGGGACGCCGCCCACGAGTGACCGGCGGGTCCGGCCCGGCGACCGTCCCCCGATCGGCCTCGGCGCTCCCGACGCTCCGCGGCGGGTCGGCCAGTCGCCTTTTGCCTCCAATTCCCCAACCCCCCGCGCATGGCCGAACCGAATGAGGAGGTAATCACGCAACTCGAGAAGCACCAGGAGACGATGCAGCTCGACGAGTACGTCCGGCTCATCGAGACCCACCACCGGACCGACGGCCCGGGGGTCGACCGGGAGACCCTCGAGGCGTACGCCGACGCGGTGTACTTCGACGTCGACTGGGAGGCGTTCGAGGACCGACTCACCGACAGCGACGACTGGGAGCCCGGCAGGCGCCTCTACGAGATCGGGGACGGGCGCGTCAGCAACTACCCGCGAGCGTGGCACGAGACGTTCGCCGGGACCGACGACGTCCGGGGCATCATCGAGACCATCGAATCGGACGTCACCGAACCCGAGGGGAAGATGCAGGAGGCCGTCACCGACGAGGGCGTCCCCCAGCGGAAGGTCGTCCGGGTGGCCAAGGCGGTCGCCGACCTGGACGAACAGGAGGTCCGAGACCGGATCAAGCACCTCCGCAAGAACGACGAGATCGAGGAGTTCGCGTCCCAGAACCGGAATCCGCGGATGCGCGTTCGGTGACCCACAGAAGGTTTATTACCCATTCCGTGCAACTCCCACACGGATGGCCACTGTTAGCACACCGCCCATCGATCACGCGAAGTCGATTTTCGCAGACCTGGGCTACACCGTCTCCGGCGACGGCGAGGAGTTCCGGGCCGAACGGAAGTGGCGAGTCGTGCGCGTCACGGCTGTAGCGGACTCGGACGACACACCGGACGACGGCGAACTTCGATGCTTCGTCGCGTGGAACGAGCAGGCGTCGGAGCTCCGCAATCGACTCCGACGGACGGACCCCGAGTACGAGTGGGCGATCATCGGCGTCGAGGACGGCGGCGACTACGAGGTCCTCCGCGCACCGCCGAGCGCCACGGCGGCAGTGTAATTCGCATAGATCCGCGCGCCGGGGTTCCGGCGCACACCTCTTATTTCTCGAGAAAGTTTGGACGACTGCCCGCCGTTCTGCGAGCTATCGGTCGCCTAGTTTCCGCGCGGTCGCCGCGAGCCCCGCCTCGACGTCGACGTCCGCGCCCTGCTCGGAGAGCGCGTCGCCGAGCGCCGCCATCAGGAACGAGACGGTCTCCTCGCGCGCGGAGTAGCCCATGCAACCGATGCGGAATATCTCCCCGTCGAGGTCGCCCAGGCCCGTGGCGATCTCGAGGTCGTACTGCTCCAGCAGGTAGCCCGTCACGTCTGTGTCGGTCGCGCCCTCGGGGACCCGCACCGCGTTGAGGCTCGGCAGCCAGTACTCGTCGGGAGCGTTCATCTCCAGGCCCATCGCCTCGACGCCGGCCTTGAGCGCCCCGGCGATCTCGCGGTGGCGCGCCCACCGCTCCTCGATGCCCTCCTC
This window encodes:
- a CDS encoding DUF5816 domain-containing protein, which encodes MDATTTTEGRTVYVARDEGDRGSKGPFFVVYGDEARENRYGYLCGNCERVDNAMDPMGRIECNVCGNVRKPTEWDAAHE
- a CDS encoding DUF7116 family protein, which gives rise to MATVSTPPIDHAKSIFADLGYTVSGDGEEFRAERKWRVVRVTAVADSDDTPDDGELRCFVAWNEQASELRNRLRRTDPEYEWAIIGVEDGGDYEVLRAPPSATAAV